In a genomic window of Bacteroidota bacterium:
- a CDS encoding cytochrome c, with amino-acid sequence MALYNCGCNPEVSQQVDQLATGTQLYTTYCASCHEVENGIGPRLTKEVVATRVNGQLLYNYNKRNMPYQAGNTLTPDQYWAITAYMLKRDGFMEEDVLLSAENAREVELME; translated from the coding sequence ATGGCGCTATACAACTGCGGATGTAACCCCGAAGTTAGCCAACAGGTCGATCAGCTTGCCACGGGAACGCAACTCTATACCACTTACTGCGCCAGTTGTCATGAAGTAGAAAACGGTATCGGGCCGCGTTTAACCAAAGAAGTTGTTGCCACGCGTGTAAACGGACAGTTGCTGTATAACTACAACAAACGCAACATGCCCTACCAGGCTGGCAACACCCTGACGCCAGATCAATACTGGGCCATCACGGCTTATATGCTGAAGCGCGATGGATTTATGGAAGAAGATGTGTTGCTGTCTGCTGAGAATGCGCGTGAGGTTGAACTTATGGAGTGA